A region from the Paraburkholderia youngii genome encodes:
- a CDS encoding tautomerase family protein, which translates to MPMIDALWPEDALTSEAEARLVRELTDILIRAEGYDPASHVAPRVWVFPTEIPDGAWGTGGAIWMLPDIHALLAGDSERDAGVARLARRRLEKARITLEAALNSASAGIASKSSLERPA; encoded by the coding sequence ATGCCAATGATCGATGCACTGTGGCCCGAGGATGCCTTGACGTCCGAAGCCGAAGCGCGCCTCGTCAGGGAACTGACCGACATCCTCATCAGGGCCGAAGGGTACGATCCCGCCAGCCACGTCGCGCCGCGCGTCTGGGTCTTCCCAACCGAGATACCCGATGGCGCTTGGGGTACGGGCGGCGCAATCTGGATGCTGCCCGATATTCATGCGCTGCTGGCGGGCGATTCGGAGCGCGACGCAGGCGTCGCCCGGCTTGCCCGACGCCGCCTCGAAAAAGCGCGCATTACGCTCGAAGCGGCGCTCAATTCCGCCAGCGCAGGCATTGCGAGCAAATCGTCACTGGAGCGCCCAGCATGA
- a CDS encoding GlxA family transcriptional regulator: MAIVRIWVYDGILASGVAGPVDVFSAANQFHARKTAPGTTSAPLFVWRVESLDGHPVRSASGQTIHVDGKIDPRKRADAVLLTAPFFSNIDEFIGRRKQLNELSSALRRQRKAGAVLAAFCTANYLLAEAGLLDGRAATTHWARASDFARRYPRVEVRANELLIAQDGIISGGSVTSYLNLAVRLVETFAGEELATMTAKALLIDMNRTSQASFATLLEEHGHTDTLVARAQQQMEATLQQGFRLSDLAVSLAVSERTLNRRFKEAVGLAPLTYLQNLRIEVAKRLLETRPIGLEAVSQRVGYGDISTFRQLFKRKTGLSPSEYRMRSSRGAMNMEAEPDSKGD; encoded by the coding sequence ATGGCTATCGTGCGCATCTGGGTCTATGACGGCATCCTCGCGTCCGGCGTCGCGGGCCCTGTCGACGTCTTCAGCGCCGCTAATCAGTTCCATGCGCGCAAGACTGCACCGGGAACGACATCCGCGCCCCTGTTCGTATGGCGCGTGGAATCGCTCGACGGTCATCCCGTCAGGTCTGCGTCGGGTCAGACCATTCACGTCGACGGCAAGATCGACCCGCGCAAACGGGCGGACGCCGTTTTGCTGACGGCACCGTTTTTCTCGAACATCGACGAGTTCATCGGGCGCCGCAAGCAGTTGAACGAACTGTCTTCCGCGCTGCGGCGCCAACGCAAGGCAGGCGCTGTCCTGGCGGCTTTTTGCACGGCGAATTACCTGCTCGCCGAGGCCGGCCTGCTGGATGGCCGCGCCGCAACGACGCACTGGGCGAGAGCGTCGGACTTTGCGCGCCGCTATCCGCGCGTCGAAGTTCGCGCAAACGAACTGCTGATCGCGCAAGACGGCATCATCTCGGGAGGCTCCGTGACCTCGTATCTGAATCTCGCTGTGCGGCTCGTCGAAACATTCGCCGGCGAAGAACTCGCTACGATGACCGCGAAGGCGCTATTGATCGACATGAACCGCACTTCGCAGGCTTCCTTCGCAACGCTTCTCGAAGAACATGGGCATACCGACACGCTCGTCGCGCGCGCCCAGCAGCAGATGGAGGCTACACTGCAGCAGGGATTCCGGTTGAGCGATCTGGCGGTATCGCTTGCTGTCAGCGAACGCACGCTCAATCGCCGTTTCAAGGAAGCCGTCGGGCTGGCACCGTTGACGTATTTGCAAAACCTGCGCATCGAGGTCGCGAAACGCCTGCTGGAAACGCGCCCAATTGGACTCGAGGCCGTGAGCCAACGTGTCGGTTATGGCGATATCAGCACATTTCGACAATTGTTCAAGCGCAAGACCGGATTGTCTCCGAGTGAATATCGAATGAGGTCTTCGCGTGGCGCAATGAATATGGAAGCCGAGCCGGACAGCAAAGGCGACTGA
- a CDS encoding DUF6130 family protein, with protein sequence MNMLINTLAAVTAGAVLATNAFAQSTGEVGIASPYAAIKNEPQPKLIVDPTPLPAGLAHGIVWIQYRVENVHIVPVFGAAALTVSPRIGHLHVHIDDLPWGWVEANDVNTISVAGLPPGQHKMLVELVDAQHHVFADCTECRRTVTFTVPEGTPHSH encoded by the coding sequence ATGAACATGCTGATCAATACGCTTGCCGCAGTTACGGCTGGTGCCGTGCTCGCAACGAACGCCTTCGCCCAGAGCACCGGGGAGGTCGGGATCGCTTCACCGTACGCCGCCATCAAAAACGAGCCCCAGCCCAAACTGATCGTGGATCCCACGCCGCTTCCGGCAGGGCTGGCCCACGGGATCGTCTGGATCCAATATCGGGTGGAGAACGTGCATATCGTTCCGGTGTTCGGGGCAGCCGCGCTTACCGTGTCTCCACGAATCGGGCATCTGCACGTACACATCGACGATTTACCTTGGGGTTGGGTAGAAGCGAATGATGTCAATACAATCAGCGTCGCGGGTCTGCCACCCGGCCAGCACAAGATGCTCGTGGAGTTGGTCGACGCTCAACATCACGTATTCGCTGATTGCACGGAGTGCCGGCGGACGGTGACGTTCACGGTCCCTGAGGGCACGCCTCATTCGCACTGA
- a CDS encoding DUF932 domain-containing protein, with product MQLASSFHYGSPMLRADSPLSDDQIPHVAPSIFADGKHESRSERYTYISTIDVLRGLRNEGFQPFMICQTRVRDQGKREFTKHMLRLRHADQIPGEEADEIVLLNSHDGTQHLPDAGGHIPVCLPERHGRGREHRRYPRATQRNVIQNVINGAFDVLEGFDLIHEQKEGMRAMTLDRDEQQAFARSALAWRYDPTDAEAPAPKKPRSDLASFSPRCKQSQSPSLTERPLPEIAHLSCNR from the coding sequence ATGCAACTCGCTTCCTCTTTCCATTACGGGTCCCCGATGCTGCGCGCTGACTCGCCGCTTTCGGACGACCAGATTCCCCACGTTGCCCCTTCCATCTTCGCGGACGGCAAGCACGAAAGCCGCTCCGAGCGCTACACCTACATTTCCACCATCGATGTGCTCCGCGGCCTGCGCAACGAAGGCTTTCAGCCGTTCATGATCTGCCAGACCCGCGTACGCGATCAGGGCAAGCGCGAATTCACCAAACACATGCTGCGGCTTCGCCACGCCGACCAGATCCCCGGCGAGGAAGCCGACGAAATCGTGCTGCTGAACTCGCACGACGGCACCCAGCACTTACCAGATGCTGGCGGGCACATTCCGGTTTGTCTGCCAGAACGGCATGGTCGCGGGCGAGAACATCGCCGATATCCGCGTGCCACACAAAGGAACGTCATCCAGAACGTGATCAATGGCGCTTTCGACGTCCTTGAGGGCTTCGACCTGATCCACGAGCAAAAGGAAGGCATGCGCGCCATGACGCTCGATCGCGACGAACAACAGGCGTTCGCCCGATCCGCACTCGCGTGGCGTTACGACCCAACCGATGCCGAAGCGCCCGCGCCAAAGAAACCGCGCTCCGACTTGGCGAGCTTTTCGCCGCGTTGCAAACAATCGCAGTCTCCCTCTCTGACCGAGCGTCCACTGCCCGAAATAGCTCACCTCTCATGCAATCGATGA
- a CDS encoding trifunctional serine/threonine-protein kinase/ATP-binding protein/sensor histidine kinase — protein sequence MELRPLATGCSPASLERLAHEYDLKEELSGDWAVRPLELVSEGGQAVLVLEDSGAVPLDRLIGTPIRLERFLQFAIDIVTALGKAHQRGLIHKDIKPAHILVNDATGEVRLTGFGIASRLPRERQSPEHPELIAGTLAYMAPEQTGRMNRSIDSRSDLYALGVTLYEMLTGTLPFTALDPLEWVHCHIARQPAAPDERVSGIPAPLSAIVMKLLSKPAEDRYQTAAGLAWDLRKCLAEWQAAHRIDPFPLGTHDTTRQLLIPEKLYGRCSEIATLLAAFERVAVQGTRELVLVSGYSGIGKSSVVNELHKVIVLPRGIFISGKFDLRLRDIPYSTLAQAFAELIRQILNGQDAEIASWRDAIAEAVGQLGRLLTDLIPELASLIGPQPPVPILSPLETQLRFQSVFQKFVGVFARAEHPLVIFLDDLQWLDPATLTVVEYLITHADTHHLLLIGAYRDNEVATGHPLMDMLGSIRKAGTMVHEIVLGPLSPEDFGELLCDAFRCTREQALPLARLLHRKTGGNPFFAGQLLTNLVEEGLLEFEPDSASWRWNLEYIDAKGFTENVVELMICRLQRLSPRAQDALKLLACLGSQADFSTLASVWGDSEAKVLADFADAVRAGAIVSMDRSFKFLHDRVQEAAYALIPTESRAEHHLRIGRLLLSKLDEADITTRIFDLVNQLNHGSELMIERSEQHRAATLNLNAAKKAKASTAYRSACNYLAAAASLLSQQGWDDCYELTFSVWFERAECEFLLSHFSEATRWIDDILLRARSKIHRAEAYRLRMVLQLVNADNASAVRTARECLEMFGIDLPDHPTDDELSAEYDAVFMRLGARPIESLLDLPMMEDPEMREVMQIYHMLGQTAYFTDMNLAQTIACRMVVVTLQYGTTESAVIAYAFISILLGPYFHRYRDGEAFARLSVAVAEKHSFAAQQVAAHFFLQMAVLWTQPIEVALGCVDTAMRHAQETGEVIYASFSLEHRLTDLLARGYRLDEAWLDSINAIEFVKRIHFRHVHDILSSIQHFIQRLRGRTRDPTVMEDAAIDAQITEGGIAVVNCFHWILQVQRHYLLGEPEKALACADKAKPLLWSGRCHIQFANYCLYHSLTLAAVHGSASADRQAQIKADITANIEAFARWAKSCPITFAHKHLLLRAELARLNGHAMQAMRFYEHAARSAGEQGFVQDQALANELAAQCCFAAGLERAAYAYLREARDCYSQWGAHGKVEQLDRLYPLSKPEAAPVSRVTIEERGEQLDLATIVKTAQAISGEMVLENLLKSLMTTAIEHAGAERGLLILPQGALLRVEAEATIQGGRVIVQLQQQPPRPVALPDSLLRYVASTREPVIIDDASAENRFSDDPYLRQKCARSVLCLPLLKQAGLIGVLYLENNLTPGVFAPKRIALLKLLASQAAIALENARLYRDLAEREAKIRRLVDSNIVGILIGDLEGRILEANDAFLRMLGYGHDDLLVGRLRWRDLTPPEWLERSGVEWEKLEKTGILQPYEKEYFRKDGSRVPVLVGIAMLGENATQAIAFVLDLSELKRAEAQARQMQLELAHANRVTAIGQLAASISHEMKQPIAATTVNASTGLRCLGLDPPNVEEARRAFDRIVRDARRAGEVIKRIHGLVIKAPMSNEIVEINEAIREVMALTSGEANRNGVSVRSRLAEDLPPVKGDRVQIQQVILNLIINAIDAMSAVDTGPRELSIDTAMTEPGVVRVAVRDSGPGIAPENLERLFEPFYTTKASGMGMGLPICNSIVEAHGGRLWASNDPDRGAIFQFTLPIDPAVSA from the coding sequence ATGGAGTTGCGACCTTTGGCTACCGGCTGCTCGCCCGCGAGCCTCGAACGCCTGGCTCACGAATACGATCTGAAGGAAGAGCTTTCCGGCGATTGGGCCGTACGGCCGCTCGAACTAGTGTCTGAGGGCGGTCAGGCCGTGCTGGTTCTGGAGGATTCGGGCGCCGTTCCGCTCGACCGGCTGATAGGCACTCCCATTCGACTGGAACGCTTCCTGCAGTTCGCCATTGACATCGTCACTGCTTTGGGCAAGGCTCATCAGCGCGGCCTCATCCACAAGGACATCAAGCCGGCGCATATCCTGGTGAACGACGCAACGGGCGAGGTTAGGCTCACCGGCTTCGGCATCGCCTCGCGACTCCCGCGCGAACGCCAGAGCCCGGAACATCCCGAATTGATTGCGGGAACCCTCGCGTACATGGCGCCCGAGCAGACCGGCCGGATGAACCGGTCGATCGATTCGCGCAGCGATCTCTACGCGCTCGGGGTCACGTTGTACGAGATGTTGACCGGAACCCTTCCATTCACTGCGCTGGATCCCCTGGAATGGGTGCACTGCCACATCGCGCGACAGCCCGCTGCGCCGGATGAGCGCGTCTCAGGCATTCCTGCCCCGCTCTCGGCCATCGTAATGAAACTGCTGTCGAAACCCGCCGAGGATCGCTATCAAACCGCGGCCGGCCTCGCGTGGGATCTCAGAAAATGTCTGGCTGAATGGCAAGCCGCTCATCGGATCGATCCTTTCCCGCTCGGAACGCACGATACAACGCGACAGCTTTTGATCCCCGAGAAGCTCTACGGGCGCTGCAGTGAAATCGCGACGCTTCTGGCTGCATTCGAGCGCGTTGCGGTGCAAGGCACGCGCGAGCTGGTCCTCGTATCCGGCTACTCAGGAATTGGAAAATCCTCCGTCGTCAATGAGTTGCACAAGGTGATCGTGCTGCCCCGGGGTATCTTCATCTCGGGAAAATTCGACCTGCGCCTGAGAGACATCCCATACTCAACATTGGCCCAGGCATTTGCCGAACTGATCCGACAAATTCTGAACGGCCAGGATGCCGAAATTGCGAGCTGGCGCGATGCGATCGCAGAAGCCGTTGGCCAACTCGGGCGATTGCTGACCGATCTGATTCCCGAACTCGCGAGCTTGATCGGGCCCCAGCCTCCCGTTCCCATACTCTCGCCACTGGAAACCCAGTTGAGGTTCCAATCCGTCTTTCAAAAGTTCGTTGGCGTGTTCGCGCGCGCCGAGCATCCGCTCGTGATTTTCCTGGACGATCTGCAGTGGCTCGATCCGGCCACATTAACCGTGGTCGAATATTTGATCACCCATGCGGACACGCACCACTTGCTATTGATCGGCGCGTATCGCGACAACGAAGTCGCGACCGGGCATCCGCTGATGGATATGCTCGGTTCGATTCGCAAGGCCGGGACCATGGTGCATGAGATCGTACTCGGCCCGCTCTCGCCGGAGGACTTCGGCGAACTGCTTTGCGACGCTTTCAGATGCACGCGCGAGCAAGCCCTGCCTCTAGCCAGACTGCTGCACCGGAAAACCGGCGGCAATCCATTCTTCGCGGGCCAGTTATTGACGAATCTCGTTGAGGAAGGCCTTCTCGAGTTCGAGCCTGATTCAGCCTCGTGGCGGTGGAATCTCGAGTACATCGACGCGAAGGGCTTCACCGAAAACGTCGTAGAGCTGATGATCTGCAGACTGCAGAGGCTCTCGCCTCGTGCACAGGACGCGTTGAAGTTGCTGGCGTGCCTCGGCAGCCAGGCGGACTTCAGCACCCTGGCGAGCGTCTGGGGCGACTCCGAGGCCAAAGTCCTTGCGGATTTCGCCGACGCCGTCCGGGCCGGCGCGATCGTGTCCATGGACCGCAGCTTCAAGTTTCTCCATGACCGGGTGCAAGAAGCCGCCTATGCACTGATTCCGACCGAATCCCGCGCAGAGCATCACTTGCGCATTGGCCGCCTGCTTTTGTCGAAGCTCGATGAAGCGGACATTACGACCAGGATTTTTGATCTCGTGAACCAGTTGAATCATGGATCCGAGCTGATGATCGAACGGTCCGAACAACATCGCGCAGCGACCCTCAACCTCAATGCCGCGAAGAAGGCGAAGGCCTCGACCGCGTATCGTTCGGCTTGCAATTATCTCGCGGCCGCTGCGTCGCTGCTTTCGCAGCAAGGGTGGGACGACTGTTACGAGTTGACCTTCAGCGTCTGGTTCGAACGGGCCGAATGCGAGTTTCTACTCTCCCATTTCAGCGAAGCCACCCGATGGATCGATGACATATTGCTTCGAGCGCGATCGAAAATCCACCGCGCCGAGGCCTACCGGCTCAGGATGGTCCTGCAGCTGGTGAATGCCGACAATGCGTCCGCAGTCAGAACCGCTCGCGAATGTCTGGAAATGTTCGGCATCGACTTGCCAGATCATCCTACGGATGACGAATTATCTGCAGAGTACGATGCCGTCTTCATGCGCCTCGGCGCGCGCCCGATTGAAAGCCTCCTTGACCTCCCGATGATGGAAGACCCCGAGATGCGAGAGGTCATGCAGATCTACCATATGCTAGGGCAGACCGCCTATTTCACCGATATGAACCTCGCCCAGACGATTGCCTGCCGAATGGTCGTCGTGACGCTGCAATACGGCACGACCGAATCGGCTGTCATCGCCTATGCGTTCATCTCCATTCTTCTAGGTCCATACTTCCACCGATACCGGGACGGCGAGGCGTTCGCCCGGTTGTCGGTCGCCGTCGCGGAGAAACATAGTTTCGCGGCTCAACAAGTGGCCGCGCACTTTTTCTTGCAAATGGCGGTTCTCTGGACGCAACCGATCGAGGTCGCATTAGGGTGCGTCGATACTGCCATGCGACATGCGCAAGAAACAGGCGAAGTCATCTATGCCAGCTTCAGCCTCGAACATCGGCTGACGGACCTTCTGGCACGCGGCTATCGCCTCGATGAGGCGTGGCTCGATTCGATCAACGCAATCGAGTTCGTGAAACGAATCCACTTCCGTCACGTGCACGATATTCTGTCCAGCATCCAACATTTCATCCAGAGGCTTCGCGGCCGCACCCGCGACCCGACGGTGATGGAGGACGCCGCGATCGATGCTCAGATCACGGAAGGCGGCATTGCCGTGGTCAACTGTTTCCACTGGATTTTGCAGGTCCAGCGCCATTATCTGCTGGGCGAACCTGAGAAGGCGCTCGCGTGCGCCGACAAGGCCAAACCACTGCTTTGGTCCGGACGCTGCCACATCCAGTTCGCGAACTACTGCCTTTATCATTCGCTCACGCTCGCCGCGGTTCACGGCTCTGCATCAGCTGATCGACAAGCGCAGATCAAGGCGGACATCACCGCAAATATCGAGGCGTTCGCAAGATGGGCGAAAAGCTGCCCGATCACGTTTGCGCACAAGCATCTGCTGCTGCGCGCCGAACTGGCCCGTCTGAACGGGCACGCAATGCAGGCCATGCGGTTCTATGAGCATGCAGCCCGCTCGGCAGGCGAGCAGGGATTCGTCCAGGACCAGGCACTGGCCAACGAGCTCGCTGCGCAATGCTGCTTTGCCGCTGGCCTCGAACGCGCCGCGTACGCTTATTTGCGTGAGGCGCGGGACTGCTATTCCCAATGGGGCGCGCACGGCAAGGTCGAACAACTGGATCGGCTCTACCCCTTGAGCAAACCCGAAGCCGCGCCTGTCTCACGCGTGACCATCGAGGAACGCGGCGAGCAGCTGGATCTCGCGACCATCGTGAAGACGGCTCAGGCAATCTCAGGCGAAATGGTGCTCGAAAACCTGCTCAAGTCCTTGATGACGACTGCAATCGAGCATGCTGGCGCCGAACGCGGTCTGTTGATCCTTCCACAGGGCGCCCTGCTGCGCGTCGAGGCCGAAGCCACCATTCAAGGTGGCCGGGTCATCGTGCAATTGCAGCAACAGCCACCGAGACCGGTGGCCTTGCCGGACTCGCTCTTGCGCTACGTCGCAAGCACGCGTGAACCTGTCATCATTGACGATGCCTCAGCCGAAAACCGCTTCTCCGACGATCCCTATCTCCGCCAGAAATGCGCTCGCTCAGTCCTTTGTCTGCCGTTGCTCAAGCAGGCCGGGCTGATCGGTGTGCTCTACCTGGAGAACAACCTCACGCCCGGCGTCTTCGCTCCGAAGCGCATCGCCCTGCTGAAGCTGCTCGCGTCGCAGGCGGCGATCGCATTGGAAAACGCGCGCCTTTACCGTGACCTTGCAGAACGTGAAGCAAAGATCCGGCGCCTCGTCGATTCCAACATCGTCGGGATTTTGATCGGGGATCTCGAAGGTCGGATCCTCGAAGCCAATGACGCGTTCCTTCGTATGTTGGGATACGGCCATGACGATCTGCTGGTGGGGCGTCTGAGATGGAGGGACCTGACGCCGCCTGAGTGGCTCGAGCGCAGCGGTGTTGAATGGGAGAAGCTGGAGAAGACCGGGATATTGCAGCCCTACGAAAAAGAGTACTTCAGGAAGGATGGCAGCCGCGTGCCGGTGCTGGTCGGCATTGCCATGCTCGGCGAGAACGCGACTCAAGCTATCGCGTTTGTGCTCGATCTGAGCGAGCTCAAACGGGCGGAAGCTCAGGCGCGCCAGATGCAGCTCGAGCTCGCGCATGCGAACCGCGTCACTGCCATTGGGCAACTCGCAGCGTCGATCAGCCACGAAATGAAGCAGCCGATTGCTGCGACAACTGTCAATGCGTCGACAGGTCTGCGCTGCCTGGGTCTCGACCCACCTAATGTCGAGGAAGCCCGTCGGGCGTTCGATCGTATCGTTCGTGACGCGAGGCGTGCAGGCGAGGTGATCAAGCGGATTCATGGCCTTGTCATCAAGGCCCCTATGAGCAATGAGATCGTGGAGATCAACGAAGCGATCCGCGAGGTGATGGCGCTCACGTCCGGCGAGGCTAACCGGAACGGCGTTTCCGTGCGGTCGCGGCTTGCGGAGGATTTACCGCCCGTCAAGGGCGACCGCGTGCAAATACAGCAGGTGATCCTGAATCTCATTATCAACGCCATCGATGCAATGAGTGCGGTTGACACAGGGCCGCGGGAATTGTCGATCGACACCGCGATGACCGAGCCGGGCGTCGTCCGTGTGGCCGTGCGCGACTCCGGCCCGGGTATCGCCCCGGAGAACCTCGAGCGCCTCTTCGAGCCGTTTTATACGACCAAGGCCAGCGGAATGGGCATGGGGCTGCCGATCTGCAATTCAATCGTCGAGGCACATGGCGGCCGCCTGTGGGCGAGCAACGACCCCGACCGCGGTGCGATCTTTCAATTCACGTTGCCCATCGATCCGGCCGTTTCAGCATAA
- a CDS encoding PAS domain-containing protein — MENELRRTVDALPGLVWTAFPDGRIEFVNRRWCEYTGLSVEQASGEGWQTAFHPDDQPGLIEAWRTVLASGERGEAEARMRRFDGVYRWFTCRASPITDATGQAVKWCGINSDIEDRKQTEAALRAQEQRFELIVDGLPTRVILFSRDGDVLHANRHTLEFSGSTLEELRGWKTNGLTYPDDRAAVIARFRASISTGEPYDAESRHRRADGVYRWFRVQGFPLRDNEGRIALWYFLQTDIDDRKRAEALLEGENRLLEMVATGQPLPNVLDDLCRLVEEIATDCVCRVTFQETHDTACLHLGSPGLPKRFLPRAGTRATSSDSGPLGMAVSLKAQVIVPDVASDARWTKAWRERSLAHGLRSCWATPILSRTDEVLGTFTLFRSAPGDPTPIQRELIAQFTHIASIAIERAHSIAARQEADERLRQSAALMAKVEQLSSSGSFCWHLETGAFTWSDQLYRIFGIQPGVPITIDTIASRFHPGDRHLLDEMIERARDGKDLEFEIRLLLPDGPVRHIHIQAHATRDPQGSLDYIGAAQDMTERRASEDALLALRAELAHLSRVNSQGALTASIAHEINQPLTGIVTNASTGLRMLSAEPPNVEGALETVRRTIRDGHRASEVMRRLRALFSNKSITTDTVDLVEATREVIDLLQGEIRNKRIVLHLKTADNLPTVAGDKIQFQQVVLNLLVNAVEAMNGVDDRPRQILVSIEPDDGDHVRLSVTDSGVGIDPQLAGKLFDPLFTTKREGMGIGLSVSRCIIESLDGRLWASPNKDRGATFTFSIPCRADSVAAAERSAPTGQSARADAERP; from the coding sequence ATGGAAAACGAACTCAGGCGTACTGTGGATGCGCTCCCCGGGTTGGTCTGGACAGCCTTTCCTGACGGCCGCATCGAGTTCGTCAATCGACGCTGGTGCGAATATACGGGGCTTTCCGTCGAGCAAGCGTCGGGCGAAGGCTGGCAGACGGCGTTCCATCCCGATGATCAGCCGGGACTGATCGAAGCCTGGCGAACCGTCCTCGCCTCCGGCGAGCGGGGCGAGGCGGAAGCGCGCATGCGTCGCTTCGATGGCGTGTATCGCTGGTTCACATGCCGAGCCAGTCCGATCACCGATGCTACCGGTCAAGCCGTAAAGTGGTGTGGGATCAACTCGGACATCGAGGACCGCAAGCAGACCGAAGCTGCGCTGCGCGCGCAGGAACAGCGCTTCGAACTGATCGTCGATGGCCTCCCCACCCGGGTCATCCTTTTCTCGCGCGACGGGGACGTCTTGCATGCCAACCGTCATACGCTCGAATTTTCCGGCTCGACCCTCGAGGAGTTACGGGGATGGAAAACCAACGGCCTGACCTATCCCGATGATCGGGCGGCGGTGATCGCCCGGTTCCGGGCGTCGATCAGCACCGGCGAGCCCTATGATGCGGAGTCGCGCCATCGCCGTGCCGATGGAGTCTACCGATGGTTCCGCGTGCAAGGCTTTCCGTTGCGCGATAACGAGGGCCGAATCGCTCTCTGGTATTTCCTTCAGACGGATATCGATGATCGCAAGCGTGCCGAGGCGCTGCTCGAGGGCGAGAATCGCCTGCTGGAGATGGTCGCGACAGGGCAGCCTTTGCCGAACGTTCTCGACGACCTATGCCGACTGGTCGAAGAGATCGCGACCGACTGCGTCTGCAGAGTCACCTTTCAAGAGACACACGACACCGCGTGCCTGCATCTGGGGTCTCCCGGTCTCCCGAAGCGTTTCCTCCCTCGTGCCGGTACGCGTGCCACCTCCTCTGACTCCGGCCCGCTGGGCATGGCGGTGTCCCTCAAGGCGCAGGTGATCGTGCCCGATGTCGCGTCGGACGCGCGCTGGACCAAGGCGTGGCGCGAGCGCAGCCTCGCGCATGGATTGCGTTCCTGCTGGGCGACGCCGATCCTGTCGCGTACCGACGAAGTGCTGGGAACGTTCACGCTATTTCGGTCCGCTCCCGGCGATCCCACGCCTATCCAGCGCGAACTGATCGCACAGTTCACGCACATCGCGAGCATCGCCATCGAGCGGGCACATAGCATCGCTGCGCGCCAGGAGGCGGATGAGCGCTTACGCCAAAGCGCGGCGCTGATGGCCAAAGTGGAGCAGCTCAGTTCGAGCGGAAGCTTCTGCTGGCACCTTGAAACCGGCGCGTTCACATGGTCAGATCAGCTTTACCGCATCTTCGGGATCCAACCGGGGGTGCCGATTACGATAGACACGATCGCCTCCCGCTTCCACCCTGGCGACCGCCATCTACTTGACGAAATGATCGAGCGGGCGCGAGATGGCAAAGATCTGGAGTTCGAAATCCGCCTGCTGCTGCCCGACGGCCCGGTCAGGCACATTCACATACAGGCGCACGCCACGCGCGACCCGCAAGGCTCGCTGGACTACATCGGCGCCGCGCAGGACATGACGGAGCGTCGGGCGTCCGAAGATGCGCTCCTCGCGTTGCGCGCCGAATTGGCCCATCTGAGCCGGGTCAACAGTCAAGGCGCGTTGACGGCCTCGATCGCGCACGAGATCAACCAGCCGTTGACTGGCATCGTGACCAACGCCAGCACCGGTCTGCGCATGCTGAGTGCAGAACCGCCCAATGTGGAAGGCGCGCTCGAGACGGTACGACGCACGATCCGCGACGGGCACCGCGCATCCGAGGTAATGAGACGCCTGCGCGCGCTGTTCAGCAACAAATCCATCACGACCGATACGGTCGATCTGGTCGAAGCGACTCGGGAGGTGATTGATCTGCTGCAAGGCGAGATTCGCAACAAGCGGATCGTGCTGCATCTGAAGACGGCCGACAATCTGCCGACTGTCGCCGGGGACAAGATCCAGTTCCAGCAGGTGGTGCTCAACCTTCTTGTCAACGCGGTGGAGGCGATGAATGGCGTCGACGACCGGCCACGGCAGATATTGGTGAGCATCGAGCCCGACGATGGCGACCACGTGCGGCTCTCTGTGACCGATTCGGGCGTGGGCATCGACCCGCAGCTTGCCGGCAAGCTCTTCGATCCGCTTTTTACGACCAAGCGGGAAGGCATGGGCATCGGCCTGTCCGTGAGCCGTTGCATCATCGAAAGCCTCGACGGCCGGTTGTGGGCCTCCCCGAACAAAGACCGCGGCGCCACATTTACTTTCTCCATTCCGTGTCGGGCGGACAGCGTGGCCGCCGCCGAGCGGTCCGCGCCCACAGGACAGTCCGCGCGCGCGGACGCGGAGCGACCCTAA
- a CDS encoding response regulator, with the protein MTERPLIAVVDDDESVRESLPDLLHMFGFATRAFGSAEEFLASGCAGEVRCLILDVAMPGMSGEDLQHELKRRREAIPIVFITAHGDEVLRPRMLEQGAVDCLLKPFSDTALLGAIQAALKVE; encoded by the coding sequence ATGACAGAGCGCCCGCTTATCGCGGTGGTCGACGATGACGAGTCGGTGCGCGAATCGCTGCCCGACCTGCTGCATATGTTCGGCTTCGCAACCCGGGCATTTGGGTCGGCAGAAGAATTTCTGGCCTCCGGATGCGCCGGTGAAGTGCGCTGCCTGATCCTCGACGTCGCCATGCCCGGCATGTCCGGCGAGGACCTTCAGCACGAGCTCAAGCGGCGCCGGGAAGCCATTCCGATCGTCTTCATCACGGCGCATGGGGACGAGGTGCTGCGCCCGCGCATGCTCGAACAAGGTGCCGTCGATTGTCTGCTCAAACCCTTCAGCGACACCGCCCTTCTCGGGGCGATCCAGGCCGCGCTCAAGGTCGAATGA